The proteins below are encoded in one region of Coffea arabica cultivar ET-39 chromosome 4c, Coffea Arabica ET-39 HiFi, whole genome shotgun sequence:
- the LOC113739947 gene encoding rac-like GTP-binding protein 3 isoform X3 gives MATSASRFIKCVTVGDGAVGKTCMLICYTSNKFPTDYIPTVFDNFSANVVVEGTTVNLGLWDTAGQEDYNRLRPLSYRGADVFVLAFSLVSRASYENILKKWIPELHHFAPGIPVVLVGTKLDLREDKHYLADHPGLVPVTTAQGEELRKQIGAAFYIECSSKTQQKHLLWKKPRLSEMRPFLGRGQ, from the exons ATGGCTACAAGTGCTTCAAGATTCATCAAGTGTGTGACTGTGGGTGATGGTGCTGTTGGCAAGACTTGCATGCTAATTTGCTATACCAGTAACAAATTTCCCACT GATTACATACCGACAGTGTTTGATAATTTCAGTGCAAATGTGGTGGTCGAAGGCACCACTGTCAACTTAGGCCTTTGGGACACAGCTG ggcaagaggaCTATAATCGCTTAAGGCCACTAAGCTACCGAGGAGCTGATGTGTTTGTCCTGGCATTTTCTTTAGTTAGTCGTGCAAGCTATGAGAACATCCTTAAAAAG tgGATCCCTGAACTTCATCATTTTGCGCCTGGAATCCCAGTGGTTTTGGTTGGCACCAAGCTTG ACCTTCGTGAGGATAAACATTACTTGGCCGACCATCCTGGATTAGTTCCTGTGACTACTGCACAG GGGGAGGAGCTTCGCAAACAAATTGGTGCTGCCTTCTATATAGAATGCAGTTCTAAAACCCAGCAG AAACATCTTTTGTGGAAGAAGCCTCGTCTGTCTGAAATGAGACCTTTTCTTGGTAGAGGTCAATAA
- the LOC113739947 gene encoding rac-like GTP-binding protein 3 isoform X2, which translates to MATSASRFIKCVTVGDGAVGKTCMLICYTSNKFPTDYIPTVFDNFSANVVVEGTTVNLGLWDTAGQEDYNRLRPLSYRGADVFVLAFSLVSRASYENILKKWIPELHHFAPGIPVVLVGTKLDLREDKHYLADHPGLVPVTTAQGEELRKQIGAAFYIECSSKTQQNVKSVFDAAIKVVIKPPQKQREKKKQRRGCLVNIFCGRSLVCLK; encoded by the exons ATGGCTACAAGTGCTTCAAGATTCATCAAGTGTGTGACTGTGGGTGATGGTGCTGTTGGCAAGACTTGCATGCTAATTTGCTATACCAGTAACAAATTTCCCACT GATTACATACCGACAGTGTTTGATAATTTCAGTGCAAATGTGGTGGTCGAAGGCACCACTGTCAACTTAGGCCTTTGGGACACAGCTG ggcaagaggaCTATAATCGCTTAAGGCCACTAAGCTACCGAGGAGCTGATGTGTTTGTCCTGGCATTTTCTTTAGTTAGTCGTGCAAGCTATGAGAACATCCTTAAAAAG tgGATCCCTGAACTTCATCATTTTGCGCCTGGAATCCCAGTGGTTTTGGTTGGCACCAAGCTTG ACCTTCGTGAGGATAAACATTACTTGGCCGACCATCCTGGATTAGTTCCTGTGACTACTGCACAG GGGGAGGAGCTTCGCAAACAAATTGGTGCTGCCTTCTATATAGAATGCAGTTCTAAAACCCAGCAG AACGTGAAATCAGTCTTTGATGCTGCGATTAAGGTAGTTATCAAGCCGCCACAGAAACAAAGGGAGAAGAAAAAGCAACGCAGAGGATGTCTCGT AAACATCTTTTGTGGAAGAAGCCTCGTCTGTCTGAAATGA
- the LOC113739947 gene encoding rac-like GTP-binding protein RAC1 isoform X1 — protein MATSASRFIKCVTVGDGAVGKTCMLICYTSNKFPTDYIPTVFDNFSANVVVEGTTVNLGLWDTAGQEDYNRLRPLSYRGADVFVLAFSLVSRASYENILKKWIPELHHFAPGIPVVLVGTKLDLREDKHYLADHPGLVPVTTAQGEELRKQIGAAFYIECSSKTQQNVKSVFDAAIKVVIKPPQKQREKKKQRRGCLVSNVSIGENFRFTSLVIHHL, from the exons ATGGCTACAAGTGCTTCAAGATTCATCAAGTGTGTGACTGTGGGTGATGGTGCTGTTGGCAAGACTTGCATGCTAATTTGCTATACCAGTAACAAATTTCCCACT GATTACATACCGACAGTGTTTGATAATTTCAGTGCAAATGTGGTGGTCGAAGGCACCACTGTCAACTTAGGCCTTTGGGACACAGCTG ggcaagaggaCTATAATCGCTTAAGGCCACTAAGCTACCGAGGAGCTGATGTGTTTGTCCTGGCATTTTCTTTAGTTAGTCGTGCAAGCTATGAGAACATCCTTAAAAAG tgGATCCCTGAACTTCATCATTTTGCGCCTGGAATCCCAGTGGTTTTGGTTGGCACCAAGCTTG ACCTTCGTGAGGATAAACATTACTTGGCCGACCATCCTGGATTAGTTCCTGTGACTACTGCACAG GGGGAGGAGCTTCGCAAACAAATTGGTGCTGCCTTCTATATAGAATGCAGTTCTAAAACCCAGCAG AACGTGAAATCAGTCTTTGATGCTGCGATTAAGGTAGTTATCAAGCCGCCACAGAAACAAAGGGAGAAGAAAAAGCAACGCAGAGGATGTCTCGT GAGTAATGTCAGCATTGGGGAAAACTTCAGATTCACAAGTCTTGTCATCCACCATCTTTAG